The following nucleotide sequence is from Parus major isolate Abel chromosome 4, Parus_major1.1, whole genome shotgun sequence.
ctAACCTGTTCTTTATGTGGAGGAACTAATGGAGTGTTCTCCATGCCCACGTAACATGGGGCCTGGTAATATTAAAACTAAGGTGTCTGCCCAACCCTTGTAATTTGTACCTCATTGCACTGCTCTGTGGCTTTTCTGAACAGCAGTATGGATGGAGACTCTCCAGCAAAGCAGTGGTCTGTGGTGGCTGATGGGTCTGAACTGGCTGGTGGAAAGCGCATGTTCCTTCAGTCAACGGGTCAATGAAGGTGACACGCGTCCAAGTCTGCAAGGAGGAGTTGGAGCTGCTGAAACACCGAGATGAAAAGGTTTGTTTGCATGTTAGAGCCTTACTTTTTCTTACTAATATGCTTCACAGAGAAGAAACACAATTGTTTTAGGGACAAGAACAGTGTCCTCTCTGAAGTGGAGCGCAGCTAAAGTCGGGCTGAGAGCTGCATGTGTCCATCAGCTCTCGTGAATGCAGTCGTTCAGTGTGAAAGCTGATCTGCCTCCAGTGATCTAACATTCAAACAACTCTGTGATGTTTCTTGTGCAAGAGTAATGACTCCTGCAttaagaaaaaccaaaaaccaaaaacagagAGGTAAGAGAAGCAGCATAGCTCTAACtcataataaaaaacaaacaaactaatGCCTGAGATGAGCATGATGGCAATAGCAGCCTTCTGGCTGAATgtccctgggaaagggaaaatgaatgGAGAGGTGATATTTTACTTCCCTGGAAAgggctgctggtggcagtgTGAGTCAACTAAGGCAGCATGCCCAGACTGCTGTTAAACTACAGCCTTCAGATGAAGAAGCAGGGTTTGGAATGGGCTTTCTGAACCACGTGAAGGCACTAAGGTGGAAACAGGAATCAAAATACAGCCATTCCCCTTGAAATTTGTGGGAGCATTTCCCCAGGAAAATAATGTAGGGCAGTATCTTTCTAGCAGCCCTGACATTAGACAGGAGTAGGTTTTTGGGTACAATGTCTTCTGAATCATCAGTGTGTGGGGGTGCACATTCCCTGAGTTAGACCTGGCACAGGAAACAACATTAGCACTTCTAGGGAACAGTTGGCCAGAGCCATGGAGACTGGTACTGGCACTTCTGAGGGCTGCTGGTGAAAACACCCCACTGCAAGCTGATGAAAACACTCCTCCATACAGCCAGGGACTTTGTCCCACTGTGTCATTCTGCACAGAGACCCCGAGCCCTGCCTGGCAATGCAAGCTTTGCCAGCCTGAGCCTgtggggaggctgcagcacctTGCCAGAGCCCTCAAGGCCATCACAATTGCCCAACAGACAGctacaaatgcagtttttgtgttttatttctgagacAGCAGAAACTGTGGAAGAAAGTAGAACTGGATGAAAGTAGAAGCCTTCTGGAAGATTCTTGTGAGTTCATAAGCAGAGATTTGGGAAAAGCTgaccagaagaaaaagcatgCTCAGCTCTGGAAGGGCTTCTGGTCATGCTGTTCTTTTGATTGCAGTGAGAAATGCACTGAAGTCCTACATGCCCTGAAGATGCCAAGGAACCTCTAGAGATGCAGCTAATCAACCTGGCAATGGAGAGGAAAGCTGTCTGTCCTGCCATCTGGGAGAGAAGGTAAGATGGGTGGGGTGTTGCTGAGGAAAACAATTCTGTAACTGTAGCAGAGTGGGGTCTGGTTACTATTGATACTAACGCTATTAAAGTAATATTGAATGTGCCATTTCCACTTGGACATAAGAAACACTcctggggttttggtttttttttttccttgtaacaTTATCCCATTATCTTCCAAGTCATTATGAGAAAAATGGTGTCCATGTTCCAGAATTATCATGGgcaagctgaaaaatattttgagttagGATAAGAACTGAATGTAACATTAAAACATGAAGCACATCCAAGATAGGATCAAAAGTCCAGGTAGCACAGCAGCCTGTCTCAGGTCAGAGGTCAGAAGGCTCAGTGTGGCCAGAGTGCAGGGCAGAGTGAAAAGATGCAGGGATGCTTGTCTAACCTTGTCTCTGCTTCTGGCATTATATAACTCCAGCACTTTCTGTCTAGAGATGGCATTCCTATTTAATAGTATAGAATTTCTCCAACTGCTGCTTCAATCTAGGCAGACTTTAGTCACATGTCATCTGATTTTGCAAATAGTTTTAAGGTTTCTGAAGAGGCATGCTGGCTCTGCAGTGCACTCCTCTGCTGTGACAAATCAGTGAGATATAAGTGAATTATGAAGGCATTTTAAAGGTCTTCATTCCTGAAGGAGTCAGTGCAGAGTTcagccagccaggagctggTTTCAAGGTAGAAGCACTGACAATAACATCATCAAGGGTTCATTTTTCAAAGAGCCTTTCAGAATGTTGTGGTCTTGTCCATACAAACATcatccctccagctctgctgaagaaattatttatggGTACAAACTTCACCACTAGATGTTTAGGCCAGGAAATACTGACAATAGCCATATAACTTACAGGTGGAACACTGGATGCACTTAGCTATAAAGATTTTTCTGGTGGTTGACTTCATATTCAGTCCTGGAACATCATGAGCTTCTCCAGCACTGAGGCTAAGGGAGATAGTTGATTTCAGGATGTCAGGATAATCAGAGCAATGTACAAGTTCTCTTACTGATTAGTGCTGGCCTGTGACAATTAAGTAATTTAAGGAATTTGTGTAGGGAGTCATCTTTTTTATCAGGTAGATCTGAATCTTATGTTATTCCAGAGTTGGGAGACTTTATGCATCCCTGAAGTGTTGTTGCATTGAAGAATGCAGCAGTGAGCTCAACATCTGGGCTCTGTTATGGGATTCTTGACACTGAATTCAAATAGGATCACGGAAAAGCAGACAGGTTGTGATGCAGCTCATACAAGAGGCCAAACAACTTTTGGAAGTGTGGAGCTTGCTGGCCAAACACTTAGCTATTTCAGGATGTGTAAAGAAATAGAAGCCAAAAtgaggaaacaaacaaaaataaatctgtgctaAGGCAAGTGAAGTGGGATCAGCAACAGTCACCACCATAGTAAACAGTCCATCACTGAACAATATGTACTAGATTATGTACCAGTGTTATACACCAGATGCCTACGATACTGTTATGAAGAAGTTCCATACATCATTGGCTAATCAAAGGTAGAACtcctatttcatttttttctgtttttctctccacaATCATTTGTAACTGCATTAGTGTTCTAGGAGTTTTAAAGCCTATCTATACTGAAGTCAGTTCCCAGGTCTGTAGCTGCTCTAataaagacacacacacacacacacacacatacacatgcacAATTTCAGATTTCCAGACCATAGGTTTAGCTTTGCAAAAACAAGACCAGCTTTCTAAATAGGTTTTATTCTTTGATGACctaagaaaaaggaaaccttATATTCCTCTAGGAAAATGATATGGTAATTCTGAAcatgtgttttgtttgtaaCTCTTTTACCTGATAACGCCTTACATGCTATTTGCTTTTCTAGCAAACATTCATTATGTCTTCACAGAATTATGTTACAACACCAGTAGCTCCTCCAGACTACTGTAATATTACCCCATATTACCTATAACTTGAATGTTAGGCCTGCTTTTCCCCCTTCACATGTGACAGGGGAACACATATTAACATGTGATACAATTTGTACTAGCACCATATTTCACCTGTTGGTTTTACTGTTCTGTCACTTCAGGCTGCAGGCTGGCTTTGCAGATCTTCACTGTTAGCTCTTGTTATTCATGCAAGATCTTCCATGGTGACTTATTTCTTTTATAAGAAGTAGACCAGAAAAGCTCAAGTAGACCAAAACTACCCAATCTCCTTTACCTTAAGGTTCGCAGATTACTTTGAAGAATATTTACAGCTCTATGGAGTAGGATTTCCTCTTGTGAAATCACAAGTTCTATTTGGCCATTTGTCCAGCAGCTCTTAGCTGTACTGTGGCTCCTACCGACTTGTCATGTGGACATTACAAGGTCTGAACTGATCTCTGCTTCTCCACagaatgttttctaaaaattagTGTTGTATTTCTGACCTTCCATTCATCTAGCACTTAAGACAGTTTTAAgcgaaaaaaaaaaataaagtacgGTTCAAAGTTCAGCCATTTCATCGTTTGAATTTCCTCAGAACTCTTGGATGAATACCATCTGTCCTGTCATTTTGTTTCAAGTTCTTTTACACTTGGATTTGAGACAGATGCTTCACCATGcctcttccattaaaaaattttGTCATGCAAACTGCCTGAAACTCCCCCTACAAGgttaaaaattttcttctagGCATTGCTACTGTATCTTGAGCATCCATTGTCCCTAGGACAGTCTGGCAGCTGTCTCGGTTCTGTGGATGCACAGGCTTTGGatgagttaattttcttcctagtggCTGGTACGGTGCTGGGTATTGCATTTAGGGGGAGGATGATGTTAATACACTGATGATTTAGCTGTCACTGAACAGTGTTTACACTTCATCAAGGacttttcagcttctcatgCTGCCCGAACAGCGAGGAGGCTGGGGATACACAAGAAGCTGGAaggggacacacctgggacaggtgacccccACAACTGACCAAACTTGGTCTTTAATCCCGTGGTATTTGATACCATAAGAGTCAGCATATAACTAGGATGAAAGGCTGAAGGACACTCTTTGGAAACTAGATGGACattatttggttgttttttatttgcatcacatactttatttctctttttattattctcctttttagtataatttattaattttattattttatttcaattatgaACCTGCTTCTATACGCTATAACAGGAAATTGCCTCTAGATGGAAGAATTTCTGAGTTAAGGAAACAAGGTGCTGTAGCACTGCAAATTCTACAGCAAAAAACGTTCTTGAGCATTGGAGGTGCTGTGCACAGAATCACTGCCCCTCACTTGTAGTTTGTGCCTGTGGCTTCATGAAACCTGAGCCTGAAAAATGGAGCCATTGATCTCACCTGTGCCAAGTCATCTCTGGCAGGTCCAACATGTAAAACAGCAGCTCATCTTTCTGATGCTACTTAAATATCTTAGGGGAGGAAAAAGCAACTCTGGGTTTCTAAGGCTCTCAAAAATTAACACCTGCTCCAGTATAAAACTTTACAGTAACTTTACAGTTACTTAATTTCCATGCTTACAAGGATATACAAAGTGTTTTTCTCAGGCCTCTTGTTCCAGAATGTGCTATGTTATCTTTGACCTACCAGTGGCATTTACCATATTAAAGTCCTGAGAACACATTTTATCTATCTACAATGATGGGACACAAATTTACTTCATAAACTAATGAACAATAGGGaggcattttaaacaaaatcttgGAAGCCTGCCCTTTATATTACTTAACTTTTTAGACATTACACATTTCAGGGGTGGGATTTCAAGGCCTAATAAAAGTTATTTCCTGGTATTTAGCTCAACAAATTAAACTTAAGCTATTTACTTTAGCTGTAGGATCTCAAATTCCCTGGTTGAAAATATTGCTAGGTATCTAGATTTAAGCCTTTTTATATactaaagtaaaataaaaagtgaaagcaCACAAGTAATGTAACTGGTGACACTGTTACAACACCACAAACAGGAATGTATCAGGAGCACTTGTTCCTTACAAGTGtcttctccttctgcagcaaTCTACTGGCATGTGTGGAGCCAACATTCCAACATTTTTCATGCTGTTCTGCAAGCTGTGTATTTTATGAGAAGCCACTAAAACTGGAGccagggggagagggaaggagtaGGCAACATCTGGGAAGACATGCCTCTAACACATCTGTCTTAGAGCCAAGGCCAGTAACCCTTGACCTCTGGAAGAGAAAGTTACAAACATTCACTCATTATCAGCTACCATGCCAAAACAAAggcctgtgctgcagcagtcTGGGGAAAGAAGATAATCCAGGAGTCATTATCAAAAACTTcactaaagattttttttttttcacccacaAGGTAACACAGGCAAAAGCTACTGCAAGGAAAGCATAATTTTTAACTAACTGTAGTGGATGTGGGAGAGGAAATCAGTTTAAGCAGAAGCTCCAGGAGTCAATGCCTAAGGGACGTGCCAGTTTTGCAGTAACAGCAAGAGAGACCAAGAACACTGTATCCCACACAGGATTCCAGCATTCTGGGGGTGCCCAGCCTCTCAGAAACATCACGAACACAAAAAAGAGTCATGTACaacattttattacaaaactGTTAAAAAAGTAATACAATGCAACAAAATACTACAAAATATAAGATCAGCTATTAAGCtacctttgttttatttagctAAAAAGAAACACCTGGCTATCAGTCACTGAATTTCAACAAAACCATTAAATACgcagaaacagcagaaacattcaacaacttttttttttccaaaccgAACTGTAGCAGCCCTTGGCTACTGCTTACATTATAAACTGAAGTCTCCCTACAAAGAGCCACATTACCTATACACAATTCTGTACAGATTTTTATACTGAAGTTAACCATGAGCTGCACTTGAGTTCACATTCTTATCAAAATATTGGATTCTCAGCATAAATCTTTACAGCAGGACATTCATTTattcttcatcctcatcttcttcctcctcttcctcctcctcttcctcttcttcctcctcctcctctggttCTGCTTTCTTCTTAGATCCTGCAGGCCTACCAGGGCCCTTTTTTCCTGCATCACTCTTGCTCTTGGCACGATATGCTGCAATATCCTGCAAAAAAGTGTTGTTAAGTTGCTAGCAATAGAACACTGAAGACAAATTTGTACTGATTTGCTATTTCAATACTACTGTACTGCATAGATCAGATAAAATGCATgcaaaaaagcagaatttccacCTTAGGACTTTTATGCTTAAATCTTTATGCAAAAGAACATGCAATGCAGACAGTCTGAAGGATTTTATGACCACAGTGCTTTGGAGTCTGactatatttattttagcaGGTGACCTGCTTTCTGGTAGTAAGGTATCTTACTGGTAAAATCTCTGGACATGCAAAACCCTCATCTAAGTTCACTCTAAGGGTTCCAGATACTTGCCCCACCACACCTTTCCATGTCTTTTAAAGCCTGACAGAGGTTGACAGAAGCACTGAGAACTGTAAACCCCATATGTTCGGGTGTAAGACACAAGTTACATCTTTACAGCAAGCTTCACAACTTTAACTCTGTTTTACTGTACCTTCTCATACTTCTCCTTTAGTTTTGCAGCCTTCTGTTCATATGGCTGTTTATCTTTTGCCGACTGTTCAGACCACATTTCACCTAATTTCTTTGCTGTATCTCCAATAGACAAGCCAGGAtgatcattttttatttttggacggtgttcagaacagaaaagaaagaacgCAGATCTAAAGCGAGAGACAGTGATTAAAGTTAAGTATCGAACTATTACAACTAACACCTTTTTCTGTACGGGGGAAGGGAGTCACAGAAACACTCACGGTGGTCTTTTAGGAGCATTGGggtcctttttctttcccttcttctcGCCTTTGGGAGGAACATAGTTTTTCATCTCCCTGTCATAACGAGCTTTGTCTCCTTTAGCCATTTCTtcaaactttcctttttccttgcttGACATTGTCTGCGGACACACGGGAGGGAAAGAAGAGTCTGGATGAGATAAAGCAGCTACTGACCCACTAATGCCTAAGCAGCAGCTGCTACCAGGGATCTTCTCCCAGCAGCCCGCAGCAGGGGCGGGGGCCGGCCCGGCAAGGGCTCAGCACGGCTCGGCTCACCTTCCACCGCTCCGAGCACTTCCGCGAGAACTCTGCGAAGTTGACGGACGAGTCCGGGTGCTTCTTCTTGTGCTCCTCGCGGCACGTCTGCACGAAGTAGGCGTACGAGGACATCTTGCCCCGCGGCTTATTGGGGTCGCCTTTGCCCATGGCGAGGTCGGCGGCGGGTCCCTGCGGGAGGAGGCGGGTGGAGAGGCGGCGTGAGGCGGGGCCGCTCGCTCCCTCAGGCCGTTCCCGCCTCTCGCCCGCCAGCGCCTTCCCGCCCCAGCGCGCCCGACCCCGCCCCCGCCGCAGCCCCTCTCTCGCCGTGCCCCCCCTGCCGGGGCCGCGGCACCTTCCGCCACGGGCGCCTCTCCCCGCCTCCCCGCCGGCCagcccccccggccccgcgcccgtgccccagccctgcccgctGGGaccggagccgccgccgcccccccgGCCCCACCCGCCCGCCAGGAATCCTCCCCTCAGACCCGGGCGtgccgcccgcccgccccgggaGCCCCGCGCTGCCTCAGCGCACAGGACCGCCGCTGGTCTGCGCTCCTTCCCGCTCTCCCTTCGTCCCTCCCGGCGCGCTCACACTCCGCGGGCCTTGCCTGGCTGAGCGGAGCGGGCGGCGCggggctctgctccctcaggtgctgctgccGAATGGAGCCCGGACGCGCACTTACCGCCTCTTGTTTTCCGCGGCACTGCCCGCCACAGCAACCCGACCCGCGGCGCCCGAGAACCCGCCCCCCGCCTCAGCCCATTGGCTGCCGCGCCTGTTCAAACCGCCCGGAGCTCCGCCCCCTGCCTCAGGAACAGGATGGGATTGGCTGCCTGGCGCTATGACGTCAGCTGCCAGGCTACTCCCGGGCTAGGTCGAGCGCGAGGGGGTCGTTGGCGCTCATACCCGTTGGAACCGGTTGGGGTGAGAAGAGCGGGGAGGCGGGGCTGGGCGGAGCGCGCTGGGCGGCGATTGGGGGAGAGGGACGGTTTAAAAAACCGCGGGGTCCCCTGCCATTGGCCGGCGGGGGCGCTGCGGCCGATCTGATTGGGGAGAGCGCGGGGGCTGCGGCCAACCTGATTGGGCGGAGCGCGGGGGCCGCAGCgtggtttaaaaatacaaagggAGCGGGGCTGATGGCGGGCTGGGCAGCGTGTGCTGGGAGCGCGGCCCTCAGCTCTGCCGACCTCTCCTTCCGTCCTTCCCTCCGTGGAGCGGGGCCCTGGCGGGCAGCAGCCGCTGCCTGTGAAACTGGGCTGAAAGCTGGGTTTCGGCGCCCAAGCGAGCCCCGTTCCTGGGGGCCCCCGagccggcccggcccggcccgccccgccgcgGGGTAGGCGCTGCGGAGGTGCCCGCCCCCAGCTCCAGTCCGGGGTGCCCCGCGGAAGGAGAGTCTGTGGCTTGTAGCGATCCCTGGGCTGAGAATtctcccaggctggaggggTTTGGAAAAGCCTAGGGCTGCTTGCGAGAGGTGGGTTCCCCCCCTCAGGCAGGGGCAGAGGCACCGGCGCTGAGAAGAGAAGGTGTCGGCCCTCCGAGCTTAGCGCTCTCTGTAAAGTGCAAGCTGCAGCAGTGGAAGAAGCCTGGGACCCAATCTCGGTCGAACCCTGGTTTTAGAGCAAACCACGCCTGTGGTTTGCATTAATGCTTTCAAGTGTACCGCTAGCAGCAAATCTGGCCCTTTGGGAGAAAACTCAAGTTTACATGTAGTCACTTACACTGCAGTGTGACCCCAGACAACATGACACAGGTTTTACTAACActggttttcttctgtctgaTTATTTTCATCCAGTTCTCTACTTTGGGTAAATATTCATAGTAGTCTAAGTggtttttaacacttttttcaGGTATGGTTTATAGCCCTGATGAAAAGCAGGTTATGACTTCGTTTACTGAAGATGTGATGCCTTCGGTAGGGCTTTAATCACGTTAACCTTCCTCAGtggtaagaaaaaataaatccccaagCTATGTGAGAGTATTGAGTACCTGCAGATGTGAGAGTGGTCAATGTCTTGATCTCCAGTGTCCCCCGTTCAGAGCTGCTCAGTATAAGAAGAACATCAGGTACAGTTCTTCAagcctttcttctttctcttcagtaaGAACAGGTTCACATGGAACAGTTCACTAATGTGACAGCAAATGCCTCCTTTAACcctgtttcattttaaactgCAACCCTAAAAGCCAAAATCCACTACAGAAGAGGGTAATTTGGAGGTAAATTGACATAGCAACCCACAGACACTCATTCCCTCTGCAGGTGTCAAAGCCTTCACAAGCCAGTTATCCAAAATCTTCAATCAGTTCATTTATGTGGCTATTACTTTTGATGGTGTTTAGCATACAAATAAAGCTTAGCCTTCCTTACCTTCTAAAATAATCATTTATGTGGGGAATGTTTCATGTTCCAGTTTGGGCTTGTTTTTGCTCTATTCCACTGCTTCTCTGTAGCAAATTAATGTTCTCAGTTCTGTGGTACTGAGTTCTATGTAGGTCTATCTATCCACTTTGCAGAGAGTTGTTTTGTCATGTGGCTTTAAAGATGCCTTTACTTCATATTTTACATGGAAAGCACTATTTTGTTTGATGAGTTAAGCTGCCAGATGGGTCACTCATTTACTTGGTGGCAAACCACCTCTGTATGATAGcttcttgaaaaatgttttcttaaacacttactttattaaag
It contains:
- the HMGB2 gene encoding high mobility group protein B2, with product MGKGDPNKPRGKMSSYAYFVQTCREEHKKKHPDSSVNFAEFSRKCSERWKTMSSKEKGKFEEMAKGDKARYDREMKNYVPPKGEKKGKKKDPNAPKRPPSAFFLFCSEHRPKIKNDHPGLSIGDTAKKLGEMWSEQSAKDKQPYEQKAAKLKEKYEKDIAAYRAKSKSDAGKKGPGRPAGSKKKAEPEEEEEEEEEEEEEEEEDEDEE